One window of Penaeus chinensis breed Huanghai No. 1 chromosome 1, ASM1920278v2, whole genome shotgun sequence genomic DNA carries:
- the LOC125027038 gene encoding gastrula zinc finger protein XlCGF8.2DB-like: MQEHLESNNSRYLLIDMNSREKSSICIAEESAVYIKQEDDIDIKEENSSDFEGNELLHADWNPLDDGQSVTEEFSLNCSPLLSIAEKTHFCKECRKTFCSKNALVIHMRIHSGEKPFRCEVCAKAFSSNGHLLRHLKVHTREKPYTCDICNEKFGRKENVVIHMRRHTGERPYDCEMCGRKFAQKSALVSHKKMHTGEKPFSCTICDAKFAFRGGVITHMRVHTGEKPFVCQICERNFAQRSSLITHMRTHTGEKPFSCMYCGENFTNKGNLITHVRIHTGEKPYNCSICEGRFSQRSSLVVHMRVHARD, from the coding sequence ATGCAAGAGCACTTGGAGAGCAACAATAGCAGATACTTGCTTATTGATATGAATTCCAGAGAAAAAAGTAGTATTTGCATAGCTGAAGAGAGTGCAGTATATATTAAGCAGGAGGATGATATAGACATAAAGGAGGAAAATTCATCTGATTTTGAGGGAAATGAGCTTTTGCACGCAGACTGGAATCCCCTAGATGATGGCCAGAGTGTGACTGAAGAGTTTTCCCTCAACTGCTCTCCTTTATTGAGCATAGCAGAAAAGACTCACTTTTGTAAAGAATGTAGAAAGACATTCTGTAGTAAAAATGCATTGGTCATTCACATGAGAATACATTCTGGTGAGAAACCTTTCAGATGTGAGGTGTGTGCTAAAGCTTTCTCTAGTAATGGGCATCTTCTAAGGCACCTCAAGGTACATACGAGAGAAAAACCATATACATGTGACATATGTAATGAGAAATTTGGTCGGAAAGAAAATGTGGTGATACACATGAGACGGCATACAGGAGAAAGGCCTTATGATTGTGAAATGTGTGGCCGCAAGTTTGCTCAGAAAAGTGCTCTTGTGAGccataaaaaaatgcatacagGAGAGAAACCTTTCAGTTGTACAATATGTGATGCAAAATTTGCATTTAGAGGTGGTGTAATAACACACATGAGGGTTCATACAGGTGAGAAGCCTTTTGTTTGTCAGATATGTGAAAGGAACTTTGCTCAAAGAAGTTCCTTAATAACTCACATGAGAACACACACTGGTGAGAAACCTTTCAGCTGTATGTATTGTGGTGAAAACTTTACCAATAAGGGAAATTTAATAACTCATGTTAGGATACACACTGGAGAGAAGCCTTATAATTGCAGTATCTGTGAAGGCCGTTTCTCTCAAAGAAGCAGTTTGGTTGTGCATATGAGAGTGCATGCAAGAGATTAG
- the LOC125028584 gene encoding uncharacterized protein LOC125028584, with protein sequence MTMPRLRKMTILMVLSMAVNMYLLCSEDVDVETLLKYQKALESESNARESPYLLLTGLEWDEEQQSYVNSLTMPPEEIIKVLEKTSRNLPIAFIERNRNKILRLTETCARFPSVYDIQFNNLYWQKLPTAKGMIYLYGAYYDNRTLEPQRPVVRLLAIMNTEKGLPQTVCQFWFDEQETPVFSETSYSYIWEKRWNVHNVRGLEPYLITCSVPKSHRHLIPQAVTLVQSTCDFASNSLRVIYNLPEKETQQEDFAVCVKGFDFYFEDNTKRLIEWLELLSALGAHKVFYYSLGMNAKMEKMMNYYVDKGFVEVIPTTLPASQPNIPGLLFKYVFSRDKFQHEVIQLNDCYYRNLYRYKYTVHLDVDEVIVPRFAPTWQRLMQTLEKKSAKDNLPYVSYCARHTYYMDHMLPSQEWLQDVPSHLHMLQHVIRSANYSRIQESVKCIHSTAGGLHLHNHYPLLALGETFPYAYAIPTHDAQLNHYRRNCHDYVINCYESFKRYTVFDPVVWKFKDKIISEVNKTFSYLGYS encoded by the exons ATGACAATGCCGCGATTACGCAAGATGACGATACTGATGGTTCTGAGCATGGCTGTCAACATGTACTT GCTCTGCTCGGAAGATGTAGATGTCGAAACACTTCTGAAATACCAGAAAGCCCTGGAGAGCGAATCCAACGCAAGGGAGTCACCGTATCTTCTACTCACAGGCCTGGAGTGGGACGAAGAACAGCAGTCGTATGTAAATTCTCTTACAATGCCCCCTGAAGAAATTATCAAGGTCTTGGAAAAAACGAGTAGAAATCTCCCCATCGCTTTTATTGAACGCAATCGGAATAAGATATTGCGTTTGACCGAGACATGCGCTCGTTTCCCTTCAGTGTATGACATTCAGTTCAACAACTTATACTGGCAGAAGCTTCCAACGGCAAAAGGCATGATTTACCTCTATGGTGCTTATTATGACAACCGTACTCTCGAGCCTCAGAGACCTGTCGTTCGCCTATTGGCTATAATGAACACCGAGAAAGGTTTACCACAAACTGTGTGTCAATTTTGGTTTGATGAACAAGAAACGCCGGTCTTCAGCGAAACCTCATACAGTTACATTTGGGAAAAGCGATGGAATGTTCATAATGTACGTGGCTTGGAGCCTTACCTTATTACATGCAGCGTTCCGAAGTCTCATCGCCACCTCATTCCACAAGCTGTTACCCTCGTCCAGTCCACATGTGATTTCGCTTCTAACAGCCTGCGAGTCATTTACAACCTTCCAGAAAAAGAGACACAGCAAGAAGACTTTGCCGTTTGTGTCAAAGGATTCGATTTTTATTTCGAAGACAACACGAAGCGCCTCATCGAGTGGCTCGAGCTTCTTTCCGCGCTGGGAGCTCATAAAGTATTTTATTACAGCCTCGGAATGAATGCTAAAATGGAGAAAATGATGAACTACTACGTGGACAAAGGCTTCGTCGAAGTTATCCCGACAACTTTACCCGCCTCGCAACCGAACATTCCTGGTCTTTTGTTCAAATATGTCTTTTCTAGAGACAAGTTCCAGCACGAAGTTATACAGCTCAACGACTGCTACTACAGGAATTTATACCGATACAAATATACAGTCCATCTTGACGTCGATGAAGTTATCGTTCCCCGCTTCGCACCTACCTGGCAACGCTTGATGCAAACATTAGAGAAAAAGAGTGCCAAAGATAACCTACCTTATGTGTCCTACTGCGCCAGACATACGTATTATATGGATCATATGCTTCCCTCCCAAGAATGGCTACAAGATGTACCCTCTCACCTGCACATGTTACAGCATGTTATACGCTCTGCTAATTATAGTAGAATACAAGAAAGCGTCAAGTGTATCCATAGTACAGCGGGTGGCCTACACTTGCACAACCATTATCCTTTACTTGCTCTAGGCGAAACGTTTCCCTACGCTTACGCTATCCCAACTCATGACGCGCAGTTGAACCACTACCGCAGGAATTGCCATGATTATGTTATAAACTGTTACGAATCATTCAAACGGTATACAGTTTTTGATCCCGTTGTCTGGAAATTCAAAGATAAAATTATCTCAGAAGTTAATAAAACCTTCTCTTATTTAGGTTACTCGTAA